Proteins from a single region of Desulfolutivibrio sulfoxidireducens:
- a CDS encoding GNAT family N-acetyltransferase has translation MSLSVVALDERIDRRGFACGEEALDRYFRECVSQDMARRIASCFVALREAAVAGFYTLSSAGVLATELPEAITRRLPRYPTLPAIRIGRLAVDTKFQGQGLGGILLADAMRRALRAEVAGFTLIVDSKNERAAAFYEHHGFLRLGRPGTLFMPLASAAKALASLPEFP, from the coding sequence GTGAGCCTGTCCGTCGTCGCACTGGACGAGCGCATCGACCGTCGCGGGTTCGCATGCGGCGAAGAGGCGCTTGACCGTTATTTCCGGGAATGCGTCTCCCAGGACATGGCCCGGCGCATCGCCTCGTGTTTCGTAGCCCTGCGCGAGGCAGCCGTGGCCGGCTTCTATACCCTCTCCAGCGCCGGCGTCCTGGCGACGGAACTGCCGGAGGCGATCACCAGGCGCCTGCCTCGCTATCCCACACTGCCAGCCATTCGCATCGGGCGTCTGGCCGTGGACACGAAATTCCAGGGGCAAGGCCTTGGCGGCATCCTGCTGGCGGACGCCATGCGCCGCGCCCTTCGGGCGGAAGTGGCCGGATTCACGCTCATTGTGGATTCCAAAAACGAACGCGCCGCAGCCTTCTACGAGCATCACGGTTTCCTGCGGCTAGGACGCCCGGGGACGCTTTTTATGCCCCTGGCCAGTGCGGCGAAGGCCCTGGCGTCGCTCCCCGAATTCCCATAA
- the hemB gene encoding porphobilinogen synthase: MHAFDFYRGRRLRRTAVIRDLVRETVVTTNDLIMPYFVVENADAAFEKPIGAMPGQYQLGLDALSARVGRAMAKGLRAVLLFGLPAAKDERASGAYAEEGVVQRAVSRLKRDYPDLCVVTDVCLCEYTSHGHCGMLSPTGEVLNDPTLDLLARTALSHAKAGADIVAPSDMMDGRVGAIRAALDENGFSHIPIMSYAVKYASSFYGPFREAAESAPAFGDRKAYQMDPANAREAMREAAADLGEGADMLMVKPALPYLDILHALRQSCDAPLAAYHVSGEYSMLKAAAQNGWIDEKRAVMESMTAIKRAGADLIITYFAEDILDYIRA; encoded by the coding sequence ATGCACGCCTTCGATTTTTACCGGGGCAGACGTCTGCGCCGCACCGCCGTCATCCGCGATCTGGTGCGCGAGACCGTGGTCACCACAAACGATCTGATCATGCCCTATTTCGTGGTCGAGAACGCCGACGCGGCCTTTGAAAAGCCCATCGGGGCCATGCCCGGGCAGTATCAACTCGGGCTGGACGCGCTCTCGGCCCGGGTGGGCCGGGCCATGGCCAAGGGACTTCGGGCCGTGCTTCTGTTCGGCCTTCCGGCCGCCAAGGACGAGCGCGCCTCCGGGGCCTACGCCGAGGAGGGCGTGGTGCAGCGGGCCGTCTCCCGTCTCAAGCGCGACTATCCGGACCTGTGCGTCGTGACCGACGTGTGTCTGTGCGAATACACCTCGCACGGCCACTGCGGCATGCTGTCCCCGACGGGCGAGGTCTTAAACGACCCGACCCTGGATCTTCTGGCCCGTACGGCCCTGTCCCACGCCAAGGCCGGGGCGGATATCGTGGCCCCCTCGGACATGATGGACGGCCGGGTGGGGGCGATTCGCGCCGCCCTGGACGAGAACGGGTTTTCGCACATCCCGATCATGTCCTATGCCGTGAAATACGCCTCCAGCTTCTACGGTCCCTTCCGGGAGGCCGCCGAGTCGGCCCCGGCCTTCGGGGACCGCAAGGCCTACCAGATGGACCCGGCCAACGCCCGGGAGGCCATGCGCGAGGCCGCGGCCGATCTGGGCGAGGGCGCGGACATGCTCATGGTCAAGCCGGCCCTGCCGTATCTGGACATCCTGCACGCCCTGCGCCAGTCCTGCGACGCGCCCCTGGCGGCGTACCATGTCAGCGGCGAGTACAGCATGCTCAAGGCCGCGGCCCAAAACGGCTGGATAGACGAGAAGCGGGCGGTGATGGAGTCGATGACGGCCATCAAGCGGGCCGGCGCGGACCTGATCATCACCTATTTCGCCGAGGACATCCTGGACTACATCCGGGCCTAG
- a CDS encoding DUF1778 domain-containing protein codes for MARLEARLPGEIHALLKRAAELEGRTLTDFVVAAASEAARKTIEEREILRLSASDQLLIAKALLDPPAPAPALVRAFKRHRDLVEPA; via the coding sequence ATGGCCCGGCTCGAAGCGCGTCTCCCCGGGGAAATCCATGCCCTGCTCAAGCGCGCCGCAGAGTTGGAAGGCCGCACCCTGACGGACTTCGTCGTGGCCGCCGCCAGCGAGGCCGCCAGAAAGACCATCGAGGAGAGGGAGATTCTCCGTCTATCCGCCAGCGATCAGCTTCTGATCGCAAAGGCCCTCCTCGATCCTCCGGCCCCTGCCCCGGCCCTGGTCCGGGCCTTCAAGCGCCACCGCGACCTTGTCGAACCGGCGTGA
- the ahbD gene encoding heme b synthase: MHPTHPHPHSHPHPSSSSSSSSPSVPPLRLIAWEVTRACNLACKHCRAEAMPEPWPGELTTAEAKALIDTFPETGSPIIIFTGGEPLMRRDVFELVRHADSKGLRCVMAPNGTLITPENAQEMKASGIQRCSISIDAPDAAHHDAFRGVPGAFDQAMRGIGYLKDAGVEFQINTTVTRGNLGQFKDIFRLAEGLGAAAWHIFLLVPTGRGAQLGAQVITAGEYEEVLNWFYDFRKTTSMHLKATCAPHYYRIMRQRAKAEGVAVTPDTFGMDAMTRGCLGGTGFCFISAVGQVQPCGYLELDCGNVKVTPFPEIWRTSKPFLRFRDKSQYEGKCGVCEYHRVCGGCRARAYTMSGNYMAPEPLCSYEPAKAGKEGE, translated from the coding sequence ATGCATCCCACCCATCCGCATCCCCATTCCCATCCGCATCCGTCTTCCTCTTCTTCTTCTTCTTCCCCAAGTGTCCCCCCTTTGCGGCTGATCGCCTGGGAGGTGACCCGGGCCTGCAATCTGGCCTGCAAGCACTGTCGGGCCGAGGCCATGCCCGAGCCGTGGCCCGGGGAGTTGACCACGGCCGAGGCCAAGGCGCTTATCGACACCTTTCCGGAGACCGGATCGCCGATCATCATCTTTACCGGCGGCGAGCCGCTCATGCGGCGGGACGTGTTCGAACTGGTGCGCCATGCCGATTCAAAGGGCCTGCGGTGCGTGATGGCCCCCAACGGGACCCTGATCACCCCGGAGAACGCCCAGGAGATGAAGGCCTCGGGCATTCAGCGCTGCAGCATCTCCATCGACGCCCCGGACGCGGCTCATCATGACGCGTTTCGCGGGGTGCCGGGGGCTTTTGACCAGGCCATGCGGGGCATCGGCTATTTGAAGGACGCCGGGGTGGAGTTCCAGATCAACACTACCGTGACCCGGGGCAACCTGGGGCAGTTCAAGGACATTTTTCGGCTGGCCGAGGGGCTTGGCGCGGCGGCCTGGCACATCTTCCTTCTGGTTCCCACGGGCCGGGGGGCGCAGCTCGGGGCCCAGGTCATCACGGCCGGGGAATACGAGGAGGTGCTCAACTGGTTCTACGATTTCAGAAAGACCACCAGCATGCATTTGAAGGCCACCTGCGCCCCGCATTATTACCGGATCATGCGCCAGCGGGCCAAGGCCGAGGGGGTGGCCGTGACCCCGGACACCTTCGGCATGGACGCCATGACCCGGGGGTGTCTGGGCGGCACGGGGTTCTGTTTCATCTCGGCGGTGGGGCAGGTGCAGCCGTGCGGATATCTGGAACTGGACTGCGGCAACGTGAAGGTGACGCCCTTTCCGGAGATCTGGCGGACGTCGAAGCCGTTTCTGCGGTTCCGGGACAAGTCGCAGTACGAGGGAAAATGCGGGGTGTGCGAGTACCACCGGGTGTGCGGGGGCTGCCGGGCCCGGGCCTACACCATGTCCGGGAACTACATGGCCCCTGAGCCCTTGTGCAGCTACGAGCCGGCCAAAGCGGGAAAGGAAGGGGAGTAG
- the ahbC gene encoding 12,18-didecarboxysiroheme deacetylase, with protein sequence MIGISKLYCGGVEASDALRYGRQSGKLPSHLLQFSKDKKPVVVWNMTRRCNLKCVHCYAKALGEHGKDEIDTSQGKAIIDDLAAYGAPVMLFSGGEPLVRKDLVELAHHAVSKGMRAVISTNGTLITPEKAKELKAVGLSYVGISLDGGEDIHDRFRGVPGAFKKALRGIENCQNEGLKVGLRFTINKRNAVEIPVLFDIVRDMDVPRICFYHLVYSGRGSDLIKEDLDHAETRAVVDLIMDKTRALFDAGLPKEVLTVDNHADGPYVYLRLLREDPARAEEVNTLLSFNEGNNSGRGIGCISWDGAVHADQFWRNHTFGNVLERPFSQIWDDPDIELLAKLKNKKRYVGGRCATCKYLDICGGNFRARAEAYYDDIWAEDPACYLTADEIRR encoded by the coding sequence ATGATCGGAATCTCCAAACTGTACTGCGGCGGGGTCGAGGCCTCGGACGCCCTGCGCTACGGACGCCAGTCGGGAAAGCTCCCTTCCCATCTGCTCCAGTTCTCCAAGGATAAAAAACCCGTCGTGGTCTGGAACATGACCCGCCGGTGCAACCTCAAATGCGTCCATTGCTACGCCAAGGCCCTGGGCGAACACGGCAAGGACGAGATCGACACCAGCCAGGGCAAGGCCATCATCGACGACCTGGCCGCCTACGGCGCGCCGGTCATGCTTTTTTCCGGCGGCGAACCCCTGGTCAGGAAAGACCTGGTCGAACTGGCCCACCACGCCGTGTCCAAAGGCATGCGCGCCGTCATCTCCACCAACGGCACCCTCATCACCCCGGAAAAGGCCAAGGAACTCAAGGCCGTGGGCCTGTCCTACGTGGGCATCTCCCTTGACGGCGGCGAGGACATCCACGACCGCTTCCGGGGCGTGCCCGGGGCCTTCAAAAAGGCCCTGCGCGGCATCGAGAACTGTCAAAACGAGGGGCTCAAGGTGGGCCTGCGCTTCACCATCAACAAGCGCAACGCCGTGGAAATCCCGGTCCTGTTCGATATCGTCCGGGACATGGACGTCCCGCGCATCTGTTTCTATCACCTGGTCTACTCCGGACGCGGCTCGGACCTCATCAAGGAAGACCTGGACCACGCCGAAACCCGCGCCGTGGTGGACCTGATCATGGACAAGACCCGGGCCCTCTTCGACGCCGGGCTGCCCAAGGAGGTCCTCACCGTGGACAACCACGCCGACGGCCCCTACGTCTACCTGCGGCTGCTTCGCGAAGACCCGGCCCGGGCCGAGGAAGTCAACACCCTGTTGTCGTTTAACGAAGGCAACAACTCCGGCCGGGGCATCGGCTGCATCTCCTGGGACGGCGCGGTCCACGCCGACCAGTTCTGGCGCAACCACACCTTCGGCAATGTCCTTGAGCGCCCCTTTTCCCAGATATGGGACGATCCGGACATCGAGCTTCTGGCCAAGCTCAAAAACAAGAAGCGGTATGTGGGCGGCCGCTGCGCCACCTGCAAATACCTCGATATCTGCGGCGGCAACTTCCGGGCCCGGGCCGAGGCCTACTACGACGATATCTGGGCCGAGGACCCGGCCTGCTACCTGACCGCCGACGAGATTCGCCGGTGA